CCGCCCTGCGGGAAAACTATGGCCCCAGCCCCATCACCTGCAAAGGTGACCCTGCCGCCACAACGCACCACCACTCCACCTGAAGTACCCTCCGGGGGTATTTGACTTGATACGGGGAGGGGGTATATACTCCGGGCATGTTATTCAAACGCCTGTACGACACCGACCTGGCCCAAGCGTCCTACCTGATCGGATGCCAGCAGAACGGCACCGCCATCGTGGTGGACCCTGTGCGCGACGTTCAGCGGTATCTCGATCTCGCCAAGCAGGAAGGCCTCAAGATTGTGGCCGTGACCGAGACCCATATCCATGCCGATTACCTGAGCGGCAGCCGCGAACTGGCCGCCGCCACCGGCGCCGCCCTGCACCTCAGCGACGAGGGGGGTCCGGACTGGCAGTACGCCTTCCCGCATGAAAGCCTGCACGACGGCAGCAAAATCCGCCTGGGCAACATCACCCTGCAGGCCGTGCATACCCCCGGCCATACTCCCGAACACCTGAGCTTTCTCGTGACGGACGGGGCCCGCACGCCCGATCCCGTGATCTTCCTGACCGGGGACTTCGTGTTCGTCGGTGACCTGGGGCGCCCCGACCTGCTGGATGAGGCGGCCGGCGGTCAGGACACCCGGTTTACCGGAGCGCAGCAGCTGTTCTCCAGCCTCAAGACCAAGTTTCTGACCCTGCCGGACTACATCCAGGTGTGGCCTGGACACGGCAGCGGCAGCGCCTGCGGGAAGGCCCTGGGCGCGGTAGAAAGCACCACCATTGGCTACGAGCGCCAGTTCGCATGGTGGGCTGACCACCTGGAAGACGACAACATCGAGGCTTTTACGAACGCGCTGCTCGATGGGCAGCCCGACGCGCCCCTGTATTACGGGCGTATGAAACGGCAGAACAGGGCGGGTCCCGCGCTGCTGGGAGACATCCAGCCGCTGCAGGCGCTGTCCGGTCAGGAACTGCGCGCCGCCCTGCAGCAGGACGTTCGCCTGATCGACACCCGTCCCCGCACGGAATATCAGCAGGGCGCCGTGCCCGGCAGCCTGCACCTGCCGGCCGGCAAGACCTTCGAGACGTGGGCCGGCTGGTTGCTGGACCCGGAAAAGCAGTACGTGCTGTTCGCCCGCAGCGCGCAGCAGGCCGAGACGCTGCGCCGCGGCCTGTGGATGACCGGGATCGACCGCGTCACCGGGTACGTCGGCAACTTCGAGGGCCTGACGCTCGAGTCACAGGAGGCCGTGCCAGTGCGTGAGCTGGGTGACCTGGGCCAGAGCTTCGTGCTCGATGTGCGTGCCCGCAGCGAGTATGACGCCGGACACATCCCCGGCGCGGTGCAGCTGCATGCCGGGCGCCTGATCCAGAACCTGGACCGGATCCCGCGCGACCGGCCCGTGGTGGTCCACTGTCAGGGCGGGGCCCGCAGCGCCGCTGCGGTGAGCCTCCTGCGCGCCGAGGGCTTTGACAACATAACTGACCTGGACGGTGGCTACGCGGCCTTTGCCCAGGAGCAGGTCAGCGCCTGACCCATCACCGGCGGCGTGACTTGCCCCTTCGGGGACGGACGCGCCGCCGGTGACGCCGCCTGCCCAGCCCAGATGCGTAGCCCAGAAGCCCAATCCAGAACACGTGGAACCAACAAGAGGAACACAACACATGACGTACCAAGACATTTTGACAACTGAACTAGAGGCCAGGAAACGTGCAGGGGCCCAGCTGGTTGACGTGCGCGAACGCGAGGAGTACCTGAGCGGTCATCTTCCCGGCGCCCTCAGCCTTCCGCTGAGTGAACTGACTGGGCGCGAGCACGACGTGCCGGCCAACGCCCTGCTGATCTGCGCCAGTGGCAACCGCTCCGCCCGGGCCGCGGCCTATCTCACCGCCCAGGGCAGAACGGACCTGATGAACCTCTCGGGGGGCACCCTGGCCTGGATGCGTGAGGGCGGGGAACTCAACGTCGGGGAGCAGCCGTGATCTTCGCCTGGTTTGGCGCCGCCCTGATCGGCCTGAGCCTGGGTCTGCTGGGTTCCGGCGGGTCCATCCTGACCGTTCCGGTGCTGGTGTACCTGGTGGGCGAGCCTGAGAAACTGGCCATCGCCGAGAGTCTGGCCATCGTGGGGAGCATCAGCCTGTTCGGGGCCATCCCGTACGCGCTCAAGAAGCAGATCGACTGGCGGTCCGTGCTGTGGTTCGGGATTCCTGGTGTGCTGGGCACCTACGGCGGCGCGGCGCTGAGCGTCTACCTGTCCGGCGTGGTGCAGCTGCTGCTGTTTGCTGGCGTGATGCTGCTGGCCTCGGTGATGATGTTCCGTCCCACGCCGGTAAGTTCGGACGCCCACGGCGCCCACGCGCGCTCACCGGTCAAGATCGCCCTCGAAGGGCTTGGTGTGGGCGTGCTGACCGGCCTGGTGGGTGTGGGCGGCGGCTTCCTGATCATTCCTGCCCTGGTGCTGCTGGGCGGCCTTCCCATGGGCCTGGCGGTGGGCACCAGCCTGCTGATCATCGCGGCCAAGAGCTTTGCCGGGTTTTACAAGTACATGCACGTGCTCGCGGACCAGAACCTCTCCATGAACTGGCAATTGATCGGCCTGTTCACGGTGATTGGCATCGCCGGCAGCTTTCTCGGCGCGCGACTGGGCAAAAATATTTCCAACGCCAGCCTGAAGCGCGGCTTCGCCGGCTTTCTGGTGGTGATGGGCGTGTACGTGCTGGCCACCAACGTCCCCAAGGTGCTGAACCCTGCGCCCTCCACTGAGGCGCGTCAGACCGTCTCGCCCACACACTAACCCTGCTCCTGTCGGCTGTGGGCGCATTCTGGCCCCTGCCGTGTTCCATGAGGTGACACATGACTGAATTTCTCGAAGTTCTCCGCTCGCCCTGGCCCTGGTACGTCAGCGGTCCCCTGATTGGCCTGATGGTTCCGCTGCTGCTGTGGCTGGGCAACAAGGGGTTCGGCATCTCGGCCAACCTGCGCCACGCCTGCGCCATTTTGCTGCCTGAGCAGACCAAGCCGGCCTTTTTCCAGTACAACTGGCGAACGGAGAAATGGAACCTGATGTTTGCGGGAGGGTTGCTGCTTGGCGGTCTGGCGGCCGGCGTCCTGCTGGCCGATCCCAACCCGACCCGCCTGAGCGAGGCTGGCCTGCAATCGGTCCAGGCGCTGGGTGTGCAGCTGCGGCCCGGTCTGGTGCCGGCGGAACTCGCCGACCTGAGCAATCCCGGGGTCTGGCTGCTGCTGGCCGTTTCCGGCCTGCTGGTGGGGTTCGGGACCCGCTATGGGGGAGGCTGCACCAGCGGCCACGCCATCACGGGCCTGAGTACCTTGCAGGTGCCCTCGCTGATCGCCACCGTGTCCTTTTTCGTGGGCGGCATCCTCAGCGCCAATTTCATTCTTCCCCTGTTCCTGGCGGTAATCCTATGACCACGAAACCGGTAGCCCATATCCCGGGGGTCCACCCGGAGGCCACTTCCGCCGCCCGTGCCGCGACGGTCCTGCCTATCTACCTGCTGGCTGGCCTGTACTTCGGTATCGTCCTGATCAAGAGCGAGGCGGCCAGCTGGTACCGCATCCAGGAGATGTTCCGCTTCGAGTCGTTTCACATGTTTGGCCTGATGGGCTCTGCGGTGGTGACCGGTATGGTCACGACGGCGCTGCTGCGCCTGAGCAAAGTCAAGAGCCGCGATGATCAGACCATCACCGTGACCCCCAAGGA
This DNA window, taken from Deinococcus aerolatus, encodes the following:
- a CDS encoding MBL fold metallo-hydrolase — its product is MLFKRLYDTDLAQASYLIGCQQNGTAIVVDPVRDVQRYLDLAKQEGLKIVAVTETHIHADYLSGSRELAAATGAALHLSDEGGPDWQYAFPHESLHDGSKIRLGNITLQAVHTPGHTPEHLSFLVTDGARTPDPVIFLTGDFVFVGDLGRPDLLDEAAGGQDTRFTGAQQLFSSLKTKFLTLPDYIQVWPGHGSGSACGKALGAVESTTIGYERQFAWWADHLEDDNIEAFTNALLDGQPDAPLYYGRMKRQNRAGPALLGDIQPLQALSGQELRAALQQDVRLIDTRPRTEYQQGAVPGSLHLPAGKTFETWAGWLLDPEKQYVLFARSAQQAETLRRGLWMTGIDRVTGYVGNFEGLTLESQEAVPVRELGDLGQSFVLDVRARSEYDAGHIPGAVQLHAGRLIQNLDRIPRDRPVVVHCQGGARSAAAVSLLRAEGFDNITDLDGGYAAFAQEQVSA
- a CDS encoding rhodanese-like domain-containing protein, with amino-acid sequence MTTELEARKRAGAQLVDVREREEYLSGHLPGALSLPLSELTGREHDVPANALLICASGNRSARAAAYLTAQGRTDLMNLSGGTLAWMREGGELNVGEQP
- a CDS encoding sulfite exporter TauE/SafE family protein: MIFAWFGAALIGLSLGLLGSGGSILTVPVLVYLVGEPEKLAIAESLAIVGSISLFGAIPYALKKQIDWRSVLWFGIPGVLGTYGGAALSVYLSGVVQLLLFAGVMLLASVMMFRPTPVSSDAHGAHARSPVKIALEGLGVGVLTGLVGVGGGFLIIPALVLLGGLPMGLAVGTSLLIIAAKSFAGFYKYMHVLADQNLSMNWQLIGLFTVIGIAGSFLGARLGKNISNASLKRGFAGFLVVMGVYVLATNVPKVLNPAPSTEARQTVSPTH
- a CDS encoding YeeE/YedE family protein; its protein translation is MTEFLEVLRSPWPWYVSGPLIGLMVPLLLWLGNKGFGISANLRHACAILLPEQTKPAFFQYNWRTEKWNLMFAGGLLLGGLAAGVLLADPNPTRLSEAGLQSVQALGVQLRPGLVPAELADLSNPGVWLLLAVSGLLVGFGTRYGGGCTSGHAITGLSTLQVPSLIATVSFFVGGILSANFILPLFLAVIL
- a CDS encoding YeeE/YedE family protein; amino-acid sequence: MTTKPVAHIPGVHPEATSAARAATVLPIYLLAGLYFGIVLIKSEAASWYRIQEMFRFESFHMFGLMGSAVVTGMVTTALLRLSKVKSRDDQTITVTPKDRGWKRYVLGGLTFGAGWGLAGVCPGPILALLGAGIWPMLLVLAFALLGTYLYGLLKDHLPH